A single Curtobacterium sp. MCJR17_020 DNA region contains:
- a CDS encoding LPXTG cell wall anchor domain-containing protein, producing the protein MLAAVSPKSGATIPLWAFVLVIVVIVAVGLTMFLRRKR; encoded by the coding sequence ATGCTCGCTGCTGTCAGTCCGAAGTCGGGCGCCACGATTCCTCTGTGGGCGTTCGTCCTCGTGATCGTGGTGATCGTCGCTGTCGGACTCACGATGTTTCTTCGCCGCAAGCGCTGA
- a CDS encoding alpha/beta hydrolase, with protein MGKIEFDAAAADAVVRAATSAKDELRAQSGARRSAVEEAAADFSGAYADRFTESASTESTDRGKLASVLDDLVGQVRDAKSSAQAEEERLDALDAWNEAERERQHAAATSLLATTTLPPVAIRAPKPSEVAVRPPSIHAAFAPRERRRSGGGTGHGRSSADPAPLRDFSIVSRANDAAAESKAATLASAWTAFTASCSWVLIEGCTFVTGFDRFLEENRADAAWIDRIADAFEQAGSGGSLTNARIDKATDDELIRDVQRLFADDLTPTQVAARWADLGLTRADAADLALLPTSVLTTLGNLEGAPYWARGAANVAVLDRRIASAKKFLDDLGRPDRTYSAEARKNAEDLSALESIKASLNPNGRKGQRSLTVLSADHPPLAAVSIGDLDEATNVTWAVPGMGSSTGSMTDWADAAQNVYSEQAKAAPAGRGTTNAVVAWMGYEAPPVPPASTAVFGSDYAKAGGEKLAASIKGLDATRADTMPTVNVLGHSYGTTTASYALTTEGVHVDSFTTIASAGIPDSIHEADEIHADAVYAGQAEVVKPIIEHWSGDEWAAVGRDFSSDHHQDPTAPEFGATSFGADGAPGLKPVRDHGVHTWYGGGYLDEDTQSLQNVAYATTGQPERLTN; from the coding sequence ATGGGGAAGATCGAGTTCGACGCGGCCGCGGCAGACGCCGTCGTCAGAGCGGCCACGTCGGCGAAGGACGAGCTCCGCGCTCAGTCGGGGGCTCGTCGGTCCGCCGTCGAGGAAGCAGCGGCTGACTTTTCCGGAGCCTACGCGGACCGGTTCACCGAGTCCGCCTCGACTGAGTCGACCGACCGGGGCAAGTTGGCGTCCGTCCTGGATGACCTCGTCGGTCAGGTGCGCGACGCCAAGTCCTCCGCGCAGGCTGAGGAGGAACGGCTGGACGCACTCGATGCTTGGAACGAAGCCGAACGCGAACGCCAGCACGCCGCAGCGACCTCCCTGCTCGCCACCACCACTCTGCCCCCAGTCGCGATCCGTGCGCCGAAACCGTCGGAGGTTGCGGTCCGACCGCCGTCGATCCATGCGGCGTTCGCACCTCGGGAACGCAGGCGGTCCGGAGGCGGCACGGGACACGGTCGAAGCTCAGCGGACCCGGCGCCACTGCGCGACTTCAGTATCGTCAGCCGGGCGAACGACGCGGCTGCCGAGTCAAAGGCCGCAACGCTCGCCAGTGCATGGACGGCGTTCACCGCTTCGTGTTCCTGGGTGCTGATCGAGGGGTGCACCTTCGTGACTGGGTTCGATCGCTTCCTCGAGGAGAACCGAGCCGATGCCGCATGGATCGACCGCATCGCGGACGCGTTCGAGCAAGCCGGGAGCGGCGGGTCGCTGACGAACGCCAGGATCGACAAGGCGACCGACGACGAGCTCATCCGCGATGTTCAGCGGCTCTTCGCTGACGACTTGACCCCGACGCAGGTCGCGGCGAGGTGGGCGGATCTCGGTCTGACGAGGGCGGACGCTGCGGACCTCGCACTCCTCCCGACCTCGGTGCTGACCACTCTGGGGAATCTGGAAGGGGCGCCGTACTGGGCGCGCGGAGCTGCGAACGTCGCCGTACTCGACCGCCGGATCGCCTCCGCGAAGAAGTTCCTGGACGACCTTGGCCGCCCGGACCGCACCTACAGCGCGGAGGCGCGCAAGAACGCGGAAGACCTCTCCGCACTCGAATCGATCAAGGCATCACTCAACCCCAACGGCCGCAAGGGCCAGCGAAGCCTCACGGTACTCAGCGCAGACCATCCACCCCTGGCTGCGGTGTCCATCGGAGATCTCGACGAAGCCACGAACGTCACCTGGGCGGTGCCGGGAATGGGATCGAGCACGGGCAGCATGACCGATTGGGCGGATGCCGCTCAGAACGTCTACAGCGAGCAGGCAAAGGCCGCTCCCGCAGGACGCGGCACCACGAATGCCGTCGTCGCGTGGATGGGGTACGAAGCACCGCCCGTCCCGCCGGCGAGCACCGCCGTCTTCGGCAGTGACTACGCGAAGGCCGGCGGCGAGAAGTTGGCCGCGTCGATCAAGGGCCTCGACGCGACGAGAGCCGATACGATGCCGACGGTCAACGTCCTCGGACACTCCTACGGCACCACGACCGCGTCCTACGCGCTCACGACCGAGGGCGTGCACGTGGATTCGTTCACCACCATTGCTTCGGCTGGGATCCCGGACAGCATCCACGAAGCAGACGAGATCCACGCGGATGCGGTGTACGCGGGGCAAGCAGAAGTGGTGAAGCCGATCATCGAACATTGGAGTGGCGACGAATGGGCGGCGGTTGGGCGTGACTTCAGCTCTGACCATCATCAGGATCCGACTGCTCCGGAGTTCGGCGCGACGAGCTTTGGCGCTGACGGGGCGCCCGGCCTCAAGCCCGTCCGCGACCACGGCGTGCACACCTGGTACGGCGGCGGTTACCTCGATGAAGACACGCAGTCGTTGCAGAACGTCGCGTACGCCACGACCGGCCAGCCCGAACGATTGACGAACTGA
- a CDS encoding IS481 family transposase — protein MTHRNAPLSVEGRRRLIERCRTRPISHVAAEMGISRACASKWVNRWRQHGGLGLEDRSSAPGTSPTATPAHVVSRIEQLRRDGKHSARRIVTELAADQVVISVRTVTRVLDRLGLNRRRHIDPDGEVNRTPRTITARYPGHMVHLDVKKVGRIPDGGGWRVHGRGSDQHRATGRARTKDRATGGKRPGYVFLHSAIDGYSRLAYTEHLPDETAATTIGFFTRARAFFQAHGITRLTRVVTDNGSNYRADRFHRIVLAHASRHQRTRPYTPRHNGKVERYNRILADEFLYARTFTSEQQRADALKVWNVHYNYHRPHTTAGNMPPATRLRTGVTNVMASYN, from the coding sequence GTGACCCACCGTAACGCCCCGCTGTCCGTCGAGGGCCGCCGCCGCCTCATCGAACGCTGCCGCACCCGCCCCATCAGCCATGTCGCCGCCGAGATGGGCATCTCACGGGCGTGCGCGTCGAAGTGGGTGAACCGGTGGCGGCAGCACGGCGGTCTCGGTCTCGAGGACCGCTCCAGCGCGCCCGGAACGTCACCGACCGCGACGCCCGCGCACGTCGTGTCTCGGATCGAGCAACTCCGCCGTGACGGCAAGCACTCGGCTCGCCGCATCGTGACCGAACTCGCCGCAGACCAGGTGGTCATCTCGGTGCGGACGGTAACCCGGGTTCTGGACCGGCTCGGGTTGAACCGTCGCCGCCACATCGACCCCGACGGGGAGGTAAATCGGACGCCGCGGACGATCACGGCCCGGTATCCGGGGCACATGGTGCACCTGGACGTGAAGAAGGTCGGCCGGATCCCTGACGGCGGCGGCTGGCGCGTCCACGGCCGCGGCTCCGACCAACACCGCGCCACCGGCCGGGCACGCACGAAGGACCGCGCGACAGGTGGGAAACGCCCCGGGTATGTGTTCCTGCACTCCGCGATCGACGGGTACTCGAGGCTGGCCTACACCGAGCACCTGCCGGATGAGACCGCGGCGACCACGATCGGGTTCTTCACCCGCGCGAGAGCGTTCTTCCAAGCGCACGGCATCACCCGGTTGACGAGGGTCGTGACCGACAACGGCTCCAACTACCGCGCCGACCGGTTCCACCGCATCGTGCTCGCACACGCGTCCCGGCACCAACGGACACGGCCCTACACGCCCCGGCATAACGGGAAGGTTGAGCGCTACAACCGGATCCTCGCCGACGAGTTCCTCTACGCCCGCACCTTCACCTCAGAACAGCAGCGCGCGGACGCCCTGAAGGTGTGGAACGTGCACTACAACTACCATCGGCCCCACACCACCGCCGGCAACATGCCACCCGCTACTCGTCTCCGCACCGGCGTCACCAACGTCATGGCCTCATACAATTAG
- a CDS encoding CPBP family intramembrane glutamic endopeptidase gives MRQITARKDERETTAGSSRGTRWGAISVFVSLAYGAAWVLLWPAIQTSADLSDPVGSPGAYIGTVAMMFTPGLAALLVAVALQRRRGKAILVELGLTGFFTRQAWRFALAGVTGAVVLISGSWGLGMLFGWVQLDPEQSVAKELIVRVTGEQPPIPMALLALLQLVNLPIGIAITAIAATGEEVGWRGWLLPKLLPLGPGWALSVSGAIWGLWHAPAILLGLNFEQRNPLGIIMMMIGCVGAGVLIGWLRLASGSLLPCVLAHAALNSFATYQSVLFPPFDQRLVGPLAITGWIVMTLLITSCMLRATRRRQRHDSEQGGREIRDTAVSP, from the coding sequence ATGAGGCAGATCACGGCACGAAAGGACGAGAGGGAGACCACAGCTGGGAGTTCGCGTGGCACACGATGGGGTGCGATCAGCGTGTTCGTGTCCCTGGCCTATGGTGCGGCGTGGGTGCTGCTCTGGCCAGCAATCCAGACAAGCGCGGATCTCTCGGACCCCGTCGGGAGCCCTGGCGCGTACATCGGGACCGTCGCGATGATGTTCACACCGGGTCTCGCAGCCCTGCTGGTCGCGGTCGCGCTCCAACGTCGCCGTGGGAAAGCGATCCTGGTTGAGCTTGGGCTGACGGGATTCTTCACGCGTCAAGCCTGGCGCTTCGCTCTCGCCGGCGTCACCGGAGCTGTTGTGCTGATCTCCGGCAGTTGGGGCCTCGGGATGCTGTTCGGGTGGGTGCAGCTCGACCCCGAACAATCTGTGGCGAAAGAACTCATCGTTCGAGTCACGGGCGAGCAACCGCCGATACCGATGGCGCTCCTGGCGCTGCTTCAGCTGGTGAATCTCCCGATCGGGATTGCCATCACCGCGATCGCTGCGACCGGCGAAGAAGTCGGTTGGCGCGGCTGGCTCCTCCCGAAACTACTGCCGCTCGGTCCCGGATGGGCGCTGAGCGTGAGCGGCGCTATCTGGGGCCTTTGGCACGCCCCCGCGATCCTGCTCGGCCTGAACTTCGAGCAACGCAATCCGCTCGGGATCATCATGATGATGATCGGCTGCGTCGGTGCGGGGGTGTTAATTGGTTGGCTACGGCTTGCGAGCGGATCGCTTCTGCCCTGCGTGCTCGCACATGCGGCACTCAACAGCTTCGCCACGTACCAGTCCGTGCTCTTCCCCCCATTCGACCAACGCCTTGTCGGGCCGCTCGCCATCACCGGGTGGATCGTCATGACGCTCCTGATCACGTCATGCATGTTGCGGGCAACTCGACGTCGGCAGCGACATGACTCAGAACAGGGCGGCCGTGAGATCCGCGACACCGCGGTGTCCCCGTAG
- a CDS encoding putative oxygenase MesX, with protein sequence MANDITFSITRTRFDEDYSPADSSRLTTNFANLARGERRQENLRAALAMIDGRANDLSVAGDRYRLELDIVSAALAFSDGGSDAEFPLLEMLDVTIVDQQTGEHHHGILGNNFSSYLRDYDFSVLLPSSEGLPSDFGVLHGALFQRFLSSPAFRDGFGGEPVVCISVSTSQTYRQTGYVHPVLGAEYEHEHSSLTDDYFGRMGMRVRYFQPAGASAPLAFYTRGDLTGDYTDLQLIGTIATMETFQKIYRPEIYAANTPAGSTYRPTLDHTDFTPTPVTYDREERSRLGITQGRWTEEHLVTPHRALLSRFAAGAAVPSL encoded by the coding sequence GGACCCGGTTCGACGAGGACTACTCCCCCGCGGACAGCTCCCGGCTGACCACGAACTTCGCCAACCTGGCGCGCGGCGAGCGCCGGCAGGAGAACCTCCGTGCTGCGCTGGCGATGATCGACGGGCGCGCGAACGACCTCTCGGTTGCCGGGGACCGCTACCGCCTGGAGCTCGACATCGTCTCGGCCGCGCTGGCGTTCTCCGACGGTGGGTCGGACGCCGAGTTCCCACTGCTCGAGATGCTCGACGTCACGATCGTCGACCAGCAGACCGGCGAGCACCACCACGGCATCCTCGGCAACAACTTCTCGTCGTACCTGCGCGACTACGACTTCTCGGTGCTGCTGCCGTCGTCAGAGGGCCTGCCGTCCGACTTCGGTGTGCTCCACGGGGCGCTCTTCCAGCGGTTCCTTTCGTCGCCGGCATTCCGCGACGGGTTCGGTGGCGAGCCCGTCGTCTGCATCAGCGTCTCGACGAGCCAGACCTACCGCCAGACCGGGTACGTCCACCCCGTCCTCGGCGCCGAGTACGAGCACGAGCACTCATCGCTCACCGACGACTACTTCGGTCGGATGGGCATGCGGGTCCGGTACTTCCAGCCCGCCGGAGCGTCGGCCCCGCTCGCGTTCTACACGCGCGGCGACCTGACCGGGGACTACACGGACCTCCAGCTCATCGGCACGATCGCCACCATGGAGACCTTCCAGAAGATCTACCGCCCGGAGATCTACGCCGCGAACACCCCGGCCGGCAGCACCTACCGCCCCACCCTCGACCACACCGACTTCACGCCCACCCCGGTCACCTACGACCGCGAGGAGCGCAGCCGCCTCGGGATCACGCAGGGCCGGTGGACCGAGGAGCACCTCGTGACGCCGCACCGCGCGCTCCTCTCGCGCTTCGCTGCCGGCGCCGCCGTTCCTTCTCTTTGA
- a CDS encoding PLDc N-terminal domain-containing protein: MSPLVPTVLDGAAMSVCTFGLLLALAALASLIRAASPTGWHLLGWALVVLFVPFVGPVSWFAVRLRGRRQRFRYLDDDA; the protein is encoded by the coding sequence GTGAGCCCTCTCGTCCCGACAGTGTTGGATGGCGCCGCGATGAGCGTCTGCACCTTCGGGCTGTTGCTTGCCCTTGCAGCTCTCGCGTCGCTGATCAGAGCCGCGTCACCGACGGGATGGCATTTGCTCGGCTGGGCTCTCGTCGTCCTCTTCGTTCCCTTCGTCGGTCCGGTGTCGTGGTTCGCCGTTCGGCTCCGCGGGCGGCGACAGAGGTTCCGGTACCTCGATGACGACGCCTGA
- a CDS encoding serine hydrolase domain-containing protein, whose amino-acid sequence MRSPREPQELWRASLRAADGWQTVREPRGPYATASMLEWGSITKGLVGATAWLTLEVDRPVVHYLPGVPDADMTVADLVHHTSGLPRLPATMRDRLFGDPYREAVGVPLDLAAAGPVTPRSQFGYSNLGYALLGAVLDEVHGDWFAAVRQHVLEPAGISSAVLVPAPADRVVPKLFGRAIKPWALGESSFAAAGGVWSTFDDLCRYADWALEPGAGASRTVSWQRRGASIWINGEVRASGAVIANAAEVTAVVHALAKTPHAADAIATALIERKVREKCDG is encoded by the coding sequence GTGCGGAGCCCGCGTGAGCCCCAAGAGCTTTGGCGCGCGAGTCTTCGCGCGGCGGACGGCTGGCAAACCGTCCGTGAGCCACGCGGGCCGTACGCCACCGCCTCGATGCTCGAGTGGGGGAGCATCACGAAGGGACTCGTCGGCGCGACGGCCTGGCTCACGCTCGAGGTCGACCGGCCTGTCGTGCACTACCTCCCCGGTGTGCCCGACGCTGACATGACCGTTGCTGACCTCGTGCACCACACCTCGGGTTTGCCACGGCTTCCGGCCACGATGCGCGACCGACTGTTCGGCGACCCGTATCGAGAGGCTGTCGGGGTTCCTCTGGACCTGGCAGCTGCGGGGCCGGTCACGCCCCGAAGCCAGTTCGGGTACTCAAACCTGGGGTACGCGCTCCTCGGCGCAGTACTCGACGAGGTGCACGGCGACTGGTTCGCCGCTGTGCGCCAGCACGTCCTCGAGCCGGCGGGGATCAGCTCGGCGGTCCTCGTGCCAGCTCCAGCAGACCGGGTAGTGCCGAAGCTCTTCGGTCGCGCGATCAAGCCGTGGGCGCTCGGGGAGTCGTCGTTCGCGGCGGCAGGCGGCGTCTGGTCTACGTTCGACGATCTCTGTCGCTACGCCGATTGGGCGCTTGAGCCAGGCGCCGGAGCGTCCCGCACCGTGAGCTGGCAGCGGAGAGGAGCATCGATCTGGATCAACGGAGAAGTGCGAGCGTCGGGAGCGGTCATCGCCAACGCGGCCGAAGTCACTGCGGTGGTCCATGCGCTCGCGAAGACTCCGCACGCGGCTGATGCGATCGCAACGGCGCTCATCGAGCGGAAGGTGCGGGAGAAGTGCGACGGCTGA
- a CDS encoding IS30 family transposase: MGSRLEHRAREARFWELLRRGLGRTAACDAVGVDRRQGYRWVKAAGGRNPFAHTPRSDRYLSQEERLQIADLRQDGEGVRAIAKALGRSPSTISRELTRNAAAGGTYRPYSAEKQCRARARRPKPRKLDRLELALQVELRLVRNWSPEQIRDDLARTFPDRPEMHVSHETIYQSLFVQGRGHLRADLHKHLRTGRALRRHRGERRQASWSKIRDMILISERPAEADDRAVPGHWEGDLIVGINARSAIGTLVERTTRYVMLLHLPNGHSADAVRDAMIPTIQSLPEHLRRSLTWDQGTELARHKDITLATDLAIYFCDPHKPWQRGSNENTNGLLRQYFPKSTDLSVHSPERLLEVASELNGRPRKTLDYRSPAEAFEQLLSDPKQPPVATTP, encoded by the coding sequence ATGGGATCGAGGCTGGAACACCGTGCCCGAGAGGCGCGGTTCTGGGAGCTATTGAGACGGGGCCTTGGGCGTACGGCGGCCTGTGATGCTGTCGGCGTGGACCGACGTCAGGGATATCGATGGGTCAAAGCAGCCGGCGGACGGAACCCGTTCGCCCACACGCCCCGCTCCGACAGGTACCTCAGCCAAGAAGAGCGGCTCCAGATCGCAGACCTACGCCAGGACGGTGAGGGCGTGCGCGCGATCGCCAAAGCACTCGGTCGGTCGCCGTCGACGATCAGCCGCGAGCTCACCAGGAACGCCGCGGCTGGCGGAACCTACCGGCCGTACTCGGCTGAGAAGCAATGCCGTGCTCGTGCGCGACGCCCGAAACCGCGGAAACTCGACCGGCTGGAGCTCGCTCTGCAGGTCGAGCTGCGGTTGGTGCGGAACTGGTCCCCGGAGCAGATCCGTGATGACCTGGCTAGGACATTCCCCGACCGGCCGGAGATGCACGTGTCCCACGAGACGATCTACCAGTCCCTCTTCGTGCAGGGCCGTGGCCACCTGCGCGCTGACCTGCACAAACACCTCCGCACCGGCCGAGCCCTCCGCCGGCACCGCGGTGAACGTCGGCAAGCGTCGTGGTCGAAGATCCGCGACATGATCCTGATCAGTGAACGCCCCGCTGAGGCCGACGACCGGGCCGTTCCCGGCCACTGGGAAGGCGATTTGATCGTCGGTATCAACGCCAGAAGCGCGATCGGCACCCTCGTCGAACGCACCACCCGGTACGTGATGCTGCTGCATTTGCCCAACGGGCACAGTGCCGACGCGGTCCGTGACGCGATGATCCCCACCATTCAGAGCCTGCCGGAGCATCTGCGGCGCTCGTTGACGTGGGATCAGGGGACCGAGCTTGCCCGTCACAAAGACATCACTCTCGCCACGGACCTCGCGATCTACTTCTGCGACCCGCACAAGCCGTGGCAGCGCGGCTCGAACGAGAACACCAACGGACTGCTCCGGCAGTACTTCCCGAAGTCCACCGACCTCAGCGTCCACAGCCCGGAACGGCTCCTCGAAGTCGCTTCCGAACTCAACGGCCGCCCCCGCAAGACCCTCGACTACCGCAGCCCTGCAGAAGCATTCGAGCAGCTACTCTCGGACCCGAAACAACCACCCGTTGCAACGACCCCTTGA
- a CDS encoding SdpI family protein: MDEAMVFALALEVGTAVLVTWLTWRAANGSLARNDLAGIRTRITMSSDAAWRIGHHAALRPTIISGTITAAWCLASIGLAPLRHPVSVLVAAGVLVGGALLSIPVAHRAIRRASLES, encoded by the coding sequence ATGGATGAGGCAATGGTGTTCGCGCTAGCTCTCGAGGTCGGTACCGCGGTACTCGTGACCTGGCTGACCTGGAGAGCCGCGAACGGGTCGCTGGCTCGGAACGATCTCGCCGGCATCCGGACCCGGATCACCATGTCCAGCGATGCGGCCTGGCGGATCGGGCATCATGCGGCGCTGCGTCCCACAATCATCAGCGGGACGATCACCGCGGCGTGGTGCCTGGCCAGCATCGGCCTTGCTCCTCTCCGCCATCCGGTCTCGGTACTCGTGGCCGCAGGAGTACTCGTCGGCGGCGCACTCCTGTCGATTCCGGTGGCGCACCGTGCCATCCGTCGAGCCTCCCTCGAGAGCTGA
- a CDS encoding sporulation-delaying protein SdpB family protein — MQLIFAEVSGPRLRRTLRSFDLQTLRFSGFRGTLVLAQLTILVATPYDALMQTLVGSEAGPVCGGLRNASTYCLGRSMPDGLVTSAMVMILIGVAIGIAPTVTAILHAWVAFSIAGSISLPDGGDQAAAVCTLLLVAVSFADQRRWLLGPPQTVGSWRRQVALAGLMVMRVQVAAIYFNAAIAKLFAPEWADGTAEYYVLRDPFFGASGPLAPVLQAATTLPAVTVGATWGAVIAEIAIGVLILCGARSRSIAFVLCVALHGAIIITMGLWSFGLIMIAIVGIAAMPYTPHEQTHQVWSRLGRRHHATMNSPSMNGAGVR; from the coding sequence GTGCAACTGATCTTCGCTGAGGTGAGCGGGCCCCGGCTGCGGCGCACCCTCCGCAGCTTTGACCTTCAGACGCTCCGCTTCAGCGGCTTTCGGGGAACGCTCGTCCTGGCTCAACTCACGATCCTCGTGGCAACGCCGTACGACGCGTTGATGCAGACTCTGGTGGGAAGCGAAGCCGGTCCGGTCTGTGGTGGACTGAGAAACGCGTCGACGTACTGCCTCGGACGTTCCATGCCCGATGGACTCGTCACATCCGCCATGGTCATGATCCTCATCGGGGTTGCGATCGGGATTGCGCCGACCGTCACGGCGATCCTGCACGCGTGGGTTGCGTTTTCGATCGCAGGGTCGATCTCGCTCCCCGACGGTGGCGACCAAGCGGCCGCGGTGTGCACCCTGCTCCTCGTCGCCGTCAGTTTTGCCGACCAACGTCGCTGGCTGCTCGGTCCACCGCAGACCGTCGGGAGCTGGCGCCGACAAGTAGCGCTCGCAGGTCTCATGGTCATGCGGGTCCAGGTCGCTGCGATCTACTTCAACGCCGCGATCGCCAAGCTGTTCGCGCCAGAATGGGCCGACGGCACTGCCGAGTACTACGTTCTTCGGGACCCGTTCTTCGGGGCGAGTGGACCGCTTGCTCCTGTGCTGCAAGCTGCAACCACACTCCCCGCGGTGACGGTGGGCGCGACCTGGGGTGCGGTGATCGCCGAGATCGCGATCGGTGTCCTGATCCTGTGTGGCGCGCGGAGTCGGTCGATCGCCTTCGTCCTGTGCGTGGCGCTGCACGGGGCGATCATCATCACGATGGGGCTCTGGAGTTTCGGGCTGATCATGATTGCGATCGTCGGCATCGCCGCGATGCCGTACACGCCGCATGAGCAGACGCACCAGGTCTGGTCCCGCCTCGGCAGAAGGCACCACGCCACCATGAACAGCCCCAGCATGAATGGCGCTGGCGTCCGGTGA
- a CDS encoding methionine synthase — translation MSTLLPTSIVGSLPKPSWLAEPERLWSPWLLEGDALTEGKHDALRSAVHEQERRGIDIVSDGEQTRRHFVTTFIEHLDGVDLERKETVRIRDRYDAAVPTVVGAVSRRAPVFVDDARFLRTQTDRPIKWALPGPMTMIDTLSDQHYKSREKLAWEFATILNQEARELEAAGVDIIQFDEPAFTVFHDEVQDWGVAALERATEGLRAETAVHICYGYGIEANNKWKETLGAEWRQYEQSFPLLQQSSIDIVSLECIHSHVPLELVELIRGKKVMLGAIDVATEVVETPEEVAEVLRRALEFVDADKLIPSSNCGMAPLARGAALDKLGALSAGADTVRAELVGSAVPSAR, via the coding sequence ATGAGCACCCTCCTGCCCACCTCGATCGTCGGCAGCCTGCCGAAACCGTCCTGGCTCGCCGAGCCCGAGCGACTCTGGTCCCCCTGGCTGCTCGAAGGAGACGCCCTGACCGAGGGCAAGCATGACGCCCTCCGCTCCGCCGTCCACGAGCAGGAGCGCCGTGGCATCGACATCGTCAGCGACGGCGAGCAGACCCGCCGGCACTTCGTCACGACGTTCATCGAGCACCTGGACGGCGTCGACCTCGAGCGCAAGGAGACCGTCCGGATCCGTGACCGGTACGACGCGGCCGTCCCGACCGTGGTCGGTGCCGTGAGCCGCCGGGCGCCCGTGTTCGTGGACGACGCTCGCTTCCTGCGCACCCAGACCGACCGGCCGATCAAGTGGGCGCTTCCCGGCCCGATGACGATGATCGACACGCTCTCCGACCAGCACTACAAGAGCCGCGAGAAGCTGGCGTGGGAGTTCGCCACGATCCTCAACCAGGAAGCTCGCGAGCTCGAAGCCGCCGGCGTCGACATCATCCAGTTCGACGAGCCCGCCTTCACTGTCTTCCACGATGAGGTGCAGGACTGGGGTGTGGCCGCGCTCGAACGCGCGACCGAGGGCCTGCGCGCCGAGACCGCCGTGCACATCTGTTACGGGTACGGCATCGAGGCGAACAACAAGTGGAAGGAGACGCTCGGGGCGGAGTGGCGGCAGTACGAGCAGTCGTTCCCGCTCCTGCAGCAGTCGTCGATCGACATCGTCTCGCTGGAGTGCATCCACTCGCACGTGCCGCTTGAGCTCGTCGAGCTCATCCGGGGAAAGAAGGTCATGCTCGGGGCGATCGACGTCGCGACCGAGGTCGTCGAGACCCCGGAAGAGGTCGCGGAGGTGCTGCGTCGGGCGCTCGAGTTCGTCGACGCGGACAAGCTCATCCCGAGCTCGAACTGCGGGATGGCTCCGCTTGCGCGTGGGGCAGCGCTCGACAAGCTCGGTGCACTGTCCGCTGGTGCGGACACCGTGCGGGCCGAGCTCGTCGGCTCGGCCGTTCCGTCGGCGCGCTGA
- a CDS encoding SdpA family antimicrobial peptide system protein, whose protein sequence is MSWTALSIVESLSPHALSSRDPAAVKVRDAVLTIAPQRWEFFTASSKGRQYVAYRTRTGESALSLPQGRATNMFGVSRAQRAQGPELAALHQQVANWNKCVDKSASHKCIRQAAEERPQTLRNGAKRKTLCGDLLLAQEKATPFEFRSFDLPNFRVLQAARVEVSCN, encoded by the coding sequence ATGAGCTGGACGGCACTGAGCATTGTGGAGTCGTTGTCTCCGCACGCTTTGTCGAGTCGTGATCCTGCCGCAGTGAAGGTGCGAGATGCGGTGCTGACAATCGCGCCACAGCGCTGGGAGTTCTTCACCGCGTCTTCCAAGGGCAGGCAATACGTTGCCTACCGCACGCGGACAGGCGAATCGGCGCTTTCGCTGCCGCAAGGAAGAGCAACGAACATGTTCGGCGTCTCGCGCGCGCAGCGTGCGCAGGGTCCTGAGCTGGCAGCGCTGCATCAGCAGGTGGCGAACTGGAATAAGTGCGTGGACAAGTCTGCGTCTCATAAGTGCATCCGACAGGCAGCCGAAGAGCGACCGCAGACTCTGAGGAATGGGGCGAAGCGGAAGACTCTCTGCGGAGATCTCCTCCTCGCTCAGGAAAAGGCGACTCCGTTCGAGTTCCGTAGCTTCGATCTCCCGAATTTCCGGGTGCTGCAGGCTGCACGTGTGGAGGTGTCGTGCAACTGA